In one Bacillus thuringiensis genomic region, the following are encoded:
- a CDS encoding LysR family transcriptional regulator, which yields MELLQLKYFQTVARLEHMTKAAEELHIAQPSLSKTIARLEKDLGVPLFDRQGRQITLNSFGKVFLKRVERIFHELSEGEREIKDLAELQQSSITLAVSIPRILPELLGSFLLEHPNVRFQQFLASTPSMKRQLDNIEIDFCISSVPIEGEEIVWEPLITEEIFLVVPSDHRLSGRENIHLHEVKDEPFISMNTGYGFRHLTDAFCKEAGFTPHIAFEVDEPTVISDLIKQGLGIAFVPSLTLLKNSALASSKLRIIEPTCQRTIGLSWSKKRYLSKTAQQFREFVIDYFSNIRT from the coding sequence ATGGAACTGCTCCAGTTAAAATACTTTCAGACAGTTGCACGACTAGAACATATGACAAAGGCAGCTGAAGAATTGCATATCGCGCAACCTTCACTCAGCAAAACAATCGCTAGACTCGAAAAGGATTTAGGCGTCCCTTTATTTGATCGCCAAGGCCGACAGATTACTTTAAATTCTTTCGGAAAAGTATTTTTAAAACGGGTAGAACGTATTTTTCATGAATTAAGTGAAGGGGAACGAGAAATTAAAGATTTAGCCGAATTACAACAAAGCTCTATTACACTGGCCGTTTCTATTCCGAGAATATTACCAGAACTACTTGGCTCTTTTTTACTAGAACATCCTAACGTTCGATTCCAACAATTTCTTGCATCCACTCCTTCTATGAAACGACAACTAGATAATATAGAAATTGACTTTTGTATCTCCTCTGTACCAATTGAAGGTGAGGAGATTGTTTGGGAACCACTTATTACAGAAGAAATTTTCTTAGTCGTCCCTTCAGACCATCGTTTATCAGGTCGAGAAAATATCCACCTGCATGAAGTAAAAGACGAACCATTTATTAGTATGAACACTGGCTATGGATTTCGGCACTTAACGGATGCATTTTGTAAAGAAGCTGGTTTCACTCCGCATATTGCTTTTGAAGTAGATGAACCGACCGTGATTAGCGACCTCATTAAGCAAGGTCTCGGCATCGCTTTTGTTCCAAGTTTAACTTTATTAAAAAACTCTGCTTTAGCATCAAGCAAATTGCGTATTATTGAACCCACTTGTCAGCGAACTATCGGTTTAAGTTGGTCGAAAAAACGCTACTTATCAAAAACAGCTCAGCAATTTCGTGAATTCGTGATTGATTACTTCTCCAACATTAGGACGTAA
- a CDS encoding YhgE/Pip domain-containing protein: protein MKGIQLIFKDWKAMWHHKHGRIALIFLLIVPLIYSGFFLAGYWDPYGKLDKLPVAVVNLDKGAVMDEKTIHAGDDFVKNLKENKELAFHFVSGKNADEGLKEDKYYMVVTIPEDFSKKVSTLMDEKPEPATLQYKVNPGKNFVAAQIGTTAVENMKTKISNSITKSYTEGVFSKFQDLAQGLSDASNGAEKLHEGTTDAKNGANQLADGIDRLSSGTSKLKEGSEKLASSQSALTGGANELSQGATSLHSGMELLAQGEKTLQSGVSELSAGTNEWVSGSEKLAEGQVKADGAANSIKQQLEEYVKNHPEVQQDPAFQKIVATSNGLAKATSTLNNSQQQLTQGAKKLTDGQHKIEEGMNTFGVKLNEATAGTKKIADGASNLADGFTKWGNGFTSLQEGVNQLASGGTELNHGANQLTNGLVKLDDGAKELSTKLGEGAEKIADVRNDDARNTMFSEPVQLVKSTVSDVPNYGSGIAPYFLSLAFYVGGIMASNILPLGRRQNMKVSGTVHFINKLGLVYLIGLIQALLVDVVVLGVMKLEVASVPLFVLSSIVISFTFMTFILMLVTVFGLVGKFLAVTLLVLQLATSGGTFPGELNIAVLSKIGQFLPMSHSLRGLQDVISLGDWSQLQMQILILLCYLVVAGGIAWVTSHIQHRETNAEQVS from the coding sequence ATGAAAGGAATTCAACTTATATTTAAAGATTGGAAAGCGATGTGGCACCATAAACATGGACGTATCGCTTTAATTTTTTTATTAATCGTTCCGTTAATTTATTCAGGATTCTTCTTGGCTGGATATTGGGATCCGTATGGAAAATTAGATAAATTACCTGTTGCGGTTGTGAATTTAGATAAGGGTGCTGTGATGGATGAAAAAACAATTCATGCAGGAGACGATTTTGTTAAAAATTTAAAAGAGAATAAGGAATTGGCTTTTCATTTCGTATCAGGAAAAAATGCTGATGAAGGGTTAAAAGAAGATAAATATTATATGGTTGTTACGATTCCGGAAGATTTCTCTAAAAAGGTAAGTACACTTATGGATGAGAAACCAGAGCCGGCAACGTTGCAGTACAAAGTAAATCCAGGGAAAAACTTTGTAGCGGCTCAAATTGGAACGACAGCTGTTGAAAATATGAAAACAAAAATCTCAAACAGTATTACGAAATCTTATACAGAAGGCGTCTTTTCAAAGTTTCAAGATTTGGCACAAGGATTGAGTGATGCAAGTAATGGTGCTGAGAAGTTACATGAAGGAACGACCGATGCAAAAAATGGAGCGAATCAGCTTGCGGATGGTATTGATCGTTTAAGTAGTGGGACATCGAAATTGAAAGAAGGAAGTGAAAAACTTGCATCCAGTCAATCTGCCTTAACGGGGGGAGCAAATGAGCTGAGTCAAGGAGCGACATCACTTCATAGTGGTATGGAGTTATTAGCACAAGGTGAAAAAACGTTACAATCAGGAGTTAGTGAATTAAGTGCTGGTACAAATGAATGGGTGAGCGGAAGTGAGAAGCTTGCTGAAGGCCAAGTAAAAGCGGATGGTGCGGCTAATAGTATAAAACAACAATTAGAAGAGTACGTGAAAAATCATCCAGAAGTGCAGCAAGATCCCGCTTTTCAAAAAATTGTTGCTACGTCTAATGGACTAGCTAAAGCAACAAGTACTTTAAATAATAGCCAACAACAATTGACACAAGGTGCGAAGAAGCTTACTGACGGTCAACATAAGATTGAAGAAGGTATGAATACATTCGGAGTTAAGTTAAATGAAGCTACTGCTGGAACGAAAAAGATAGCAGATGGTGCATCGAATTTGGCTGATGGATTTACGAAGTGGGGAAATGGATTTACATCATTACAAGAAGGTGTCAATCAACTTGCGAGTGGCGGAACAGAGCTGAATCATGGTGCTAATCAGTTAACGAACGGACTTGTTAAACTTGACGATGGTGCGAAAGAACTTTCTACGAAATTAGGAGAGGGCGCAGAGAAGATAGCGGATGTTCGTAATGATGATGCACGCAATACGATGTTCTCAGAGCCAGTTCAGTTAGTGAAGTCAACAGTTTCTGACGTTCCTAACTACGGTTCAGGCATTGCACCATATTTCTTATCACTTGCATTTTATGTTGGCGGAATTATGGCATCGAATATTTTACCGCTTGGCCGCAGACAAAATATGAAGGTAAGTGGAACCGTACATTTTATTAATAAACTAGGATTGGTATATTTAATTGGACTTATTCAAGCGCTACTCGTAGATGTAGTTGTGCTAGGTGTTATGAAATTAGAAGTCGCAAGTGTGCCACTTTTTGTTTTATCAAGTATTGTGATTTCCTTTACGTTCATGACATTTATTCTTATGTTAGTCACAGTATTTGGTCTTGTTGGAAAGTTCTTAGCGGTAACGCTTCTTGTCCTGCAATTAGCGACGAGCGGAGGTACTTTCCCAGGAGAATTAAACATAGCTGTTCTTAGCAAAATTGGACAGTTTCTCCCAATGTCCCATTCTCTTAGAGGATTACAAGATGTTATCTCTTTAGGAGATTGGTCACAATTACAAATGCAAATTTTAATATTGTTATGTTATCTCGTTGTTGCCGGTGGCATTGCTTGGGTCACGAGTCATATACAGCA